The Zobellia alginiliquefaciens genome contains a region encoding:
- a CDS encoding sugar phosphate isomerase/epimerase family protein translates to MKIPLTLVVLFFYFLGFPQQKQLEFYQTDWGRNISWDAFCEKTKAAGYDGIETWFPKDEKSQNELKIALKKHNLKVGFLNGTNKSVPFKESLKAYTEHFKTLIAWKPAYINCHTGSDFFTFEQNKAFIGAANAFAKENNVRIYHETHRGRFSYNLPDTQIYLSAIPELKLTLDISHWMVVHESLLQSQDEELEEIINRSHHIHARVGHAEGPQVNNPEAPEWKKAVDRHMNIWETVIRKQWQAKDVFTITTEFGPADYMPTLPYTQLPVADQWKANVYMMKLLKERFDLK, encoded by the coding sequence ATGAAAATACCGTTAACGCTAGTAGTGCTCTTTTTTTACTTCTTAGGATTTCCCCAACAAAAACAATTGGAATTTTATCAAACAGATTGGGGCAGGAACATATCTTGGGATGCTTTTTGTGAAAAAACAAAAGCCGCAGGCTATGATGGAATTGAAACATGGTTTCCAAAAGATGAAAAAAGTCAGAACGAATTAAAAATCGCTTTAAAAAAACACAACTTAAAAGTCGGTTTTCTAAATGGTACCAACAAATCTGTTCCCTTTAAAGAAAGTTTAAAAGCATACACTGAACATTTCAAAACCCTCATCGCCTGGAAACCGGCTTACATCAACTGTCATACTGGTAGCGATTTTTTCACTTTTGAGCAGAACAAAGCCTTTATTGGGGCTGCCAATGCCTTTGCAAAAGAGAACAACGTACGCATTTACCATGAAACACACCGGGGTCGTTTCAGTTATAACCTACCGGACACCCAAATCTACCTTTCGGCTATTCCTGAATTAAAACTGACTTTAGACATTAGTCATTGGATGGTTGTTCACGAATCGCTTCTACAAAGCCAAGATGAAGAATTGGAGGAAATCATAAACCGTTCGCATCATATTCATGCCCGGGTAGGTCATGCTGAAGGCCCACAAGTAAACAACCCGGAAGCACCTGAATGGAAAAAAGCGGTTGACCGCCATATGAATATTTGGGAGACAGTAATCCGTAAACAATGGCAAGCCAAAGATGTTTTTACTATTACAACAGAATTTGGTCCAGCGGATTATATGCCGACTTTACCCTACACCCAATTGCCGGTTGCCGACCAATGGAAAGCCAATGTATATATGATGAAGCTTTTAAAAGAACGATTCGACCTAAAATAA
- a CDS encoding DUF1501 domain-containing protein, which produces MKDQIERLVQEHLAREAQEKTRRHFIKSCAQGLGGLALSSIFMGCDPISKQNKKSASTFSERDLNPLATLAPHYGPKVKSVIYLHMAGAPSQLEMFDYKPKLHKLDGQDCPQSLLAGKKFAFIKGTPKLMGPQADFQQEGESGNWVSNFMPHFKKVVDDVAFLKAVHTDQFNHGPAQLFMHTGSARLGRPSIGAWATYGLGSENQNLPGFVVLTSGGNTPDAGKSVWGSGFLPSVYQGVQCRSKGDPVLYLDDPDGVSRDLKKSTIDAITQINKEEYAKYADPEILARINQYEMAYRMQIAVPEVMNINNEPEHIKEMYGVEPGKESFANNCLLARKLVEDGVRFVQLFDWGWDSHGVVRSGSIDKGLRNKCTQIDRPITALILDLKQRGLLDDTLIVWGGEFGRTPMQENRGNKKMPYKGRDHHGDAFTMWMAGGGIKKGASHGQTDDIGFSGVEGRVSVHDVHATILHLLGFDHEEYTYEFQGRPFRLTDVEGHIIKEILS; this is translated from the coding sequence ATGAAAGACCAAATTGAAAGACTTGTTCAAGAACACTTGGCTAGAGAAGCGCAGGAAAAGACCCGAAGACACTTTATAAAAAGTTGCGCCCAAGGACTGGGCGGATTAGCACTAAGTTCCATTTTTATGGGATGTGACCCAATATCCAAGCAGAACAAAAAATCAGCTTCCACTTTTTCAGAACGTGACCTTAACCCATTGGCTACTTTAGCCCCCCATTACGGCCCTAAGGTTAAATCGGTTATTTATTTGCACATGGCGGGTGCACCCTCGCAATTGGAAATGTTCGATTATAAACCAAAACTTCACAAATTAGATGGTCAAGATTGTCCGCAGTCGCTATTGGCAGGAAAAAAATTCGCCTTTATAAAAGGAACTCCAAAATTGATGGGCCCGCAGGCCGACTTTCAGCAAGAAGGGGAATCCGGCAACTGGGTTTCGAACTTTATGCCTCATTTTAAAAAAGTAGTAGACGATGTAGCTTTTCTAAAGGCCGTGCATACGGATCAGTTCAACCATGGCCCTGCCCAACTTTTCATGCATACTGGCAGTGCCCGTTTGGGACGCCCCAGTATTGGCGCATGGGCGACATATGGCCTGGGTTCAGAAAACCAAAATTTACCCGGATTTGTGGTACTTACATCTGGCGGAAACACACCGGATGCCGGAAAAAGTGTCTGGGGAAGCGGATTTCTACCCTCGGTATACCAAGGCGTACAATGCCGTTCTAAAGGTGACCCGGTACTTTATCTTGACGACCCGGATGGAGTTTCAAGAGATTTAAAGAAAAGTACAATAGATGCTATCACTCAAATCAACAAAGAAGAATATGCCAAATATGCCGACCCGGAAATTCTGGCTCGAATCAACCAATACGAAATGGCCTATCGCATGCAAATAGCGGTCCCGGAAGTCATGAACATCAATAACGAGCCTGAACATATTAAAGAAATGTACGGTGTGGAACCGGGTAAGGAATCGTTTGCCAACAATTGCCTACTTGCTAGAAAATTGGTGGAGGACGGGGTACGTTTCGTTCAATTGTTCGATTGGGGATGGGATAGCCACGGTGTAGTTCGCTCAGGGTCAATTGACAAAGGACTCCGTAATAAATGCACTCAAATAGATCGACCTATAACCGCCTTGATTTTGGATTTGAAACAACGCGGACTCCTAGACGACACCCTGATCGTATGGGGCGGCGAATTTGGTAGAACGCCCATGCAAGAAAACAGGGGGAACAAAAAAATGCCCTATAAAGGGCGTGACCACCATGGCGACGCCTTTACTATGTGGATGGCCGGGGGTGGCATTAAAAAAGGAGCTTCCCACGGACAAACAGACGATATTGGTTTTTCTGGCGTAGAAGGTCGTGTATCCGTTCACGATGTTCACGCTACTATTTTACACCTACTCGGTTTTGATCATGAAGAATATACTTATGAGTTTCAAGGTAGACCGTTCCGGTTAACCGATGTAGAAGGCCATATTATCAAAGAAATTCTATCCTAA
- a CDS encoding PSD1 and planctomycete cytochrome C domain-containing protein has translation MKKNITDNIYWFLFLPLEILLLGACQSSPPVDFSTQIKPILNNKCITCHGGVKKNGGFSLLFEDEAFAKTESGIAAIIPGNAAGSEMIKRLHEENPELRMPYEKPKLTDKEIDLLTRWIDEGAKWGQHWAYSLPKKVAVPHVHMEAGLTPRNNSDFIKNEIDHFILSRLNEKELQPNPSAEKNIIARRLSLDIVGLPPNRELLQSFENDELSYEDFVDTLLTQKTYGEKWATWWLDLARYADSKGYEKDLGRSIWRYRDWVIDAFNRDLPYNQFTIEQLAGDLLPNPSPDQLIATAFHRNTMNNDEGGTDDEEYRVATVIDRLNTTFEVWQSTTMGCVQCHSHPYDPFKYEEYYKLMAFFNNSRDEDTPGESPVLKFYSPPQQKSVDRILNWAKKYGDEQTFATYKNFLQFTEPVYKSHFYKEINNGSYDDHASVVLWDKGNCIIENGYTNNASFVYLNFRSHYDGTKMIIREKDAEGPIIGEFTINKQKKNTTARFPIKRTDRQGDIYIETHNVSAKKEANLMNLYWVSFIPDLPNKNEAGWNEINASFLEALNAETPTVPIMVENPNYMKRTTQLFDRGSWMSKTDTVEPGTPESLNAWNTSWPANRLGLAQWIVDKKNPLTARTLVNRVWHQIYGRGLVSTVEDIGSQSDAPSHPAMLDWLSLRFMNEHEWSVKKLIKEIVMSGTYRQSSESNPKMYEIDPENELYARGPRIRLGAEQIRDQALAVAGLLSEKMYGPGVMPPQPDGVWQTVYSDAQWVESKGEDRYRRGVYTFLKRTSPYPSFLTFDAGSREVATIRRTVTNTPLQALVTLNDPVYLETAYHLAKNNRVPNDVEKSIAQSYKNATFKELSPNRLKALKTLYNTSLAEFNKNSEAPKLFIQFEEQPTPELGALTIVANAIMNLDEFLTKV, from the coding sequence ATGAAAAAGAATATAACGGATAATATCTACTGGTTTCTTTTTCTTCCTTTGGAAATATTGTTATTAGGAGCCTGCCAATCCTCCCCTCCCGTTGATTTCAGCACACAAATAAAACCTATACTTAACAACAAATGTATTACTTGTCATGGCGGTGTAAAAAAGAATGGCGGTTTTAGTCTTTTATTTGAAGATGAAGCTTTTGCCAAAACGGAATCGGGCATTGCGGCCATCATACCAGGTAATGCTGCGGGTAGTGAAATGATAAAAAGGTTGCATGAAGAAAATCCCGAGCTTCGCATGCCCTATGAGAAACCCAAACTTACGGATAAAGAGATTGACCTGTTGACCCGTTGGATAGACGAAGGCGCCAAATGGGGGCAACATTGGGCATATTCACTTCCTAAAAAAGTAGCAGTGCCCCATGTTCATATGGAAGCTGGTCTTACTCCCCGAAATAATTCAGATTTTATAAAAAATGAGATTGACCATTTTATCCTTTCTCGATTAAATGAAAAAGAATTACAGCCCAATCCATCCGCAGAAAAAAATATAATCGCCAGACGCTTGTCTCTTGATATTGTAGGGTTGCCACCCAACCGAGAATTACTACAAAGTTTTGAAAATGATGAACTATCCTATGAAGATTTTGTAGACACCTTGTTAACTCAAAAAACCTATGGCGAAAAATGGGCTACGTGGTGGTTAGACCTTGCCCGTTATGCTGATTCTAAAGGATACGAAAAAGACTTAGGAAGAAGCATTTGGCGTTATCGTGATTGGGTTATTGATGCATTTAACCGAGACCTACCGTATAATCAATTTACCATTGAGCAATTGGCGGGCGACCTATTACCCAACCCTTCACCGGACCAATTAATTGCAACCGCTTTCCATAGAAATACAATGAATAATGATGAGGGTGGAACCGATGATGAAGAGTATCGTGTAGCTACCGTTATTGACCGCCTGAACACAACTTTTGAGGTCTGGCAAAGCACTACCATGGGTTGCGTACAATGCCACAGTCACCCATACGACCCTTTTAAGTACGAGGAATATTATAAGTTGATGGCTTTCTTCAATAATTCAAGGGATGAAGATACCCCAGGCGAATCTCCGGTTTTAAAATTTTACTCGCCCCCACAGCAAAAGAGTGTTGATAGGATCTTGAATTGGGCAAAGAAATATGGTGATGAGCAGACCTTTGCTACCTACAAGAACTTTTTACAATTTACAGAGCCTGTTTATAAATCACACTTTTACAAAGAAATTAATAATGGTTCGTATGATGACCATGCCTCCGTAGTTTTATGGGATAAAGGAAACTGCATCATAGAAAACGGTTATACCAACAATGCCAGTTTTGTCTATCTCAACTTTCGCTCCCACTATGATGGAACAAAAATGATAATCCGTGAAAAAGATGCCGAGGGGCCTATTATTGGGGAATTCACTATTAATAAACAAAAAAAGAATACAACGGCACGCTTTCCTATAAAAAGAACAGACCGCCAGGGAGATATTTATATAGAGACCCATAATGTTAGCGCTAAAAAAGAGGCTAACCTTATGAATCTGTATTGGGTATCATTCATTCCTGATTTGCCGAATAAAAATGAAGCTGGGTGGAACGAAATCAACGCCAGTTTTCTAGAGGCCCTAAATGCGGAGACGCCAACGGTGCCCATTATGGTTGAAAATCCGAATTACATGAAGCGCACAACACAGTTGTTTGATCGTGGCAGTTGGATGTCAAAAACAGATACCGTAGAACCAGGCACTCCGGAGAGCTTAAATGCTTGGAATACAAGTTGGCCTGCCAACCGTTTAGGTCTTGCCCAATGGATCGTAGACAAGAAAAACCCCCTAACCGCTCGTACTCTTGTTAACAGGGTCTGGCACCAAATCTACGGCCGAGGACTTGTATCTACCGTTGAAGATATTGGCTCTCAATCAGACGCACCATCACATCCGGCTATGCTAGATTGGTTATCGTTACGCTTTATGAACGAACATGAATGGAGCGTAAAAAAACTGATAAAAGAAATTGTTATGTCGGGTACATATCGGCAAAGCTCGGAAAGCAATCCAAAAATGTATGAAATTGACCCTGAGAATGAACTTTACGCACGCGGACCTAGAATACGTTTAGGAGCGGAACAGATAAGGGATCAGGCATTGGCCGTTGCAGGGTTGCTCAGTGAAAAGATGTACGGACCTGGGGTTATGCCACCCCAACCTGATGGCGTTTGGCAAACTGTTTATAGTGATGCCCAGTGGGTAGAAAGTAAAGGAGAAGACCGTTACCGAAGAGGTGTATATACCTTTTTAAAAAGAACAAGTCCCTACCCTTCTTTCTTAACTTTTGATGCGGGTAGTAGAGAAGTGGCCACAATACGGAGAACGGTAACCAACACCCCCCTTCAGGCTTTGGTTACGTTGAACGATCCCGTTTATTTGGAAACTGCTTACCATTTGGCGAAAAATAACCGTGTACCCAATGACGTAGAGAAAAGTATCGCGCAGAGCTATAAAAATGCAACGTTCAAAGAGCTAAGCCCCAATAGGCTAAAAGCCTTAAAAACACTTTACAACACCTCATTGGCAGAATTCAACAAAAATAGCGAGGCCCCAAAACTATTTATTCAGTTTGAAGAGCAACCTACACCAGAACTTGGCGCGCTGACTATTGTAGCCAATGCCATTATGAACTTAGATGAATTTTTAACGAAAGTATAG
- the lysS gene encoding lysine--tRNA ligase, translated as MQLSEQEIIRREKLTKLRELGIDPYPAALYPVDATSKGIKSDYEEGKKVVISGRLMSRRIQGKASFAELQDSEGRIQVYFNRDEICTGEDKSLYNDVYKKLLDIGDIIGIEGELFTTQVGEKTVMVKNFSLLSKSLRPLPLPKKDSEGNVFDEFNDPEMRYRQRYVDLVVNPKVKETFIKRTKITNSIREFYNAAGYLEVETPILQPIPGGAAARPFLTHHNALNIPLYLRIANELYLKRLIVGGFDGVYEFSKDFRNEGMDRTHNPEFTVMELYVAYKDYNWMMDTTEKLLEKIALDANGTSKITVGENEIEFKAPYARVPILEAIKIHTGKDVAGMGEVELRETAKKLGLEVDDTMGVGKLIDEIFGEKCEHHYIQPTFITDYPKEMSPLTKEHRDNPALTERFELMVNGKELANAYSELNDPIDQRERFEEQLKLSEKGDDEAMFIDQDFLRALEYGMPPTSGIGIGIDRLVMLMTNNSSIQEVLFFPQMRPEKKAVELTDEEKAIVDLLKPTGEMDLGELKTKAGLSGKKWDKSMKGLAKHGLTSVVVDGDSKTVQLKQ; from the coding sequence ATGCAACTTTCGGAACAAGAAATTATTAGAAGAGAAAAACTGACCAAATTGCGCGAACTGGGCATTGACCCCTACCCGGCTGCATTATACCCTGTTGATGCTACGTCAAAAGGCATTAAATCGGATTACGAAGAAGGTAAAAAAGTGGTCATTTCAGGTAGATTAATGTCCCGAAGAATTCAGGGTAAAGCTTCTTTTGCGGAGTTGCAGGATAGTGAAGGCCGTATTCAGGTTTATTTTAACCGCGATGAAATCTGTACCGGTGAGGACAAAAGTCTTTACAATGATGTGTACAAGAAATTATTGGATATAGGCGATATCATTGGTATTGAAGGAGAATTGTTCACTACTCAAGTGGGCGAAAAAACTGTAATGGTGAAGAACTTTTCGCTTTTAAGCAAATCGTTACGCCCGTTACCATTACCAAAAAAAGATTCCGAAGGGAATGTTTTTGACGAATTCAACGACCCGGAAATGAGGTACCGCCAGCGCTATGTAGATTTGGTGGTCAACCCTAAAGTAAAAGAAACGTTTATTAAGCGTACCAAGATTACGAACAGTATTCGTGAATTTTATAATGCCGCAGGATATTTAGAGGTGGAGACCCCTATTCTACAACCTATACCAGGTGGTGCCGCTGCAAGGCCGTTCTTAACGCACCACAATGCATTAAATATTCCTTTATACTTGCGTATTGCCAACGAGCTGTACCTAAAAAGACTGATTGTTGGCGGGTTTGATGGTGTTTACGAATTTTCCAAAGATTTCCGTAACGAAGGAATGGACCGTACCCACAACCCTGAGTTTACCGTAATGGAACTCTATGTAGCCTATAAGGATTACAACTGGATGATGGATACCACCGAAAAGCTTCTTGAGAAAATTGCTCTTGATGCCAACGGCACTTCTAAAATTACAGTAGGTGAAAACGAAATTGAGTTTAAAGCACCTTATGCCCGAGTGCCGATTCTTGAAGCGATAAAAATTCATACCGGTAAAGACGTTGCCGGAATGGGCGAAGTAGAACTTCGTGAAACTGCAAAAAAACTTGGTCTTGAAGTAGACGATACTATGGGTGTTGGCAAACTGATAGATGAGATTTTTGGCGAAAAATGTGAGCATCATTATATACAACCAACTTTCATAACGGACTACCCAAAAGAGATGAGTCCGCTTACGAAAGAGCATAGAGACAACCCAGCACTTACCGAGCGTTTTGAATTGATGGTAAACGGTAAGGAATTAGCAAACGCCTATTCTGAGCTTAATGACCCTATTGACCAACGCGAGCGTTTTGAAGAACAGCTAAAACTTTCCGAAAAAGGAGATGACGAAGCAATGTTCATTGATCAGGATTTCTTGCGCGCCCTTGAATATGGTATGCCTCCTACATCAGGTATTGGTATTGGTATAGACCGTTTGGTCATGTTAATGACCAACAACTCTTCCATCCAAGAAGTATTGTTCTTCCCGCAAATGAGACCGGAGAAAAAAGCGGTTGAGCTTACGGATGAGGAAAAAGCTATTGTTGATCTATTGAAACCAACTGGCGAAATGGATTTGGGAGAACTAAAGACCAAAGCTGGTCTAAGTGGCAAGAAATGGGACAAATCCATGAAAGGTTTGGCAAAACATGGCCTTACCTCTGTTGTTGTTGACGGTGATTCTAAAACCGTACAGCTAAAGCAATAA
- a CDS encoding YqaE/Pmp3 family membrane protein yields the protein MSFFRVLLAILFPPLAVIGKGCGSFLIVLLLTFCGWVPGVIAALVILNNPN from the coding sequence ATGAGTTTTTTTCGAGTATTATTGGCTATTCTTTTTCCTCCCCTGGCGGTTATCGGAAAAGGTTGTGGGTCGTTCTTAATTGTTCTACTTTTGACTTTCTGTGGCTGGGTGCCTGGCGTTATTGCTGCATTGGTCATATTGAACAACCCAAATTAG